A portion of the Platichthys flesus chromosome 7, fPlaFle2.1, whole genome shotgun sequence genome contains these proteins:
- the LOC133956674 gene encoding oxysterol-binding protein-related protein 2-like, giving the protein MNNEDEFYDAVTGLDSDESYEGVSEASFKDALVCDSSRKNNGSVPQENGLKKHRTSLPSPMFSRNTVSIWSILKKCIGLELSKITMPIVFNEPLSFLQRITEYMEHTYLINRACSLSDPIERMQAVAAFAVSAVASQWDRTGKPFNPLLGETYELTREDQGFRLVSEQVSHHPPVSAFHAESLAGDFVFHGSIYPKLKFWGKSVEAEPKGTITLELLKHNEAYTWSNPYCCVHNIILGKLWIEQYGTVEIVNHSTGDKCVLNFKSCGMFGKELHKVEGYIQDKSKKKLCVIYGKWTECMWSVDPQVYETHKKSEKKGDNKKYKNEEQEGAESDDADDMPEVQETVCVVPGSTLLWRIDSRPAHSASMYNFTNFAMSLNELEPGMEAVLSPTDCRFRPDIRAMENGNMDEATKEKERLEEKQRTARKERAKNEDEWSTQWFASGTNPYTACQDWIYTGGYFNRNYQDLPNIY; this is encoded by the exons ATGAACAACGAGGATGAGTTCTACGACGCCGTCACAG GCCTGGATTCGGACGAGTCGTATGAAGGGGTGTCAGAGGCCAGTTTCAAAGATGCgcttgtgtgtgacagcagtCGGAAGAACAATGGATCAGTGCCACAGGAGAATGGCCTCAAGAAACACAG aaCGTCGTTACCTTCACCCATGTTTTCCAGAAACACTGTTAGCATCTGGAGTATCCTGAAAAAATGCATCGGACTG GAACTGTCCAAGATCACGATGCCCATTGTGTTCAACGAGCCACTGAGCTTCCTACAGAGAATCACAGAATACATGGAACACACTTACCTCATCAACAGAGCCTGCTCGCTGTCCGACCCCATAGAGCGCATGCag GCAGTAGCTGCTTTTGCTGTGTCAGCAGTTGCATCACAGTGGGACAGAACTGGAAAACCCTTTAACCCTCTCCTGGGAGAGACATATGAACTGACCAG AGAAGATCAGGGTTTCCGGCTGGTATCGGAGCAGGTATCCCATCATCCTCCAGTCAGTGCCTTCCATGCAGAGAGTCTAGCTGGGGACTTTGTCTTCCATGGCTCCATCTACCCTAAACTGAAATTCTGGGGCAAAAGTGTTGAGGCCGAGCCTAAAGGGACTATCACACTAGAGCTTCTCAA GCACAACGAGGCGTACACATGGAGTAACCCTTACTGCTGTGTGCACAACATCATCCTAGGCAAACTTTGGATAGAACAGTATGGCACAGTGGAAATCGTCAACCACAG CACTGGAGACAAGTGTGTGTTGAATTTCAAGTCGTGTGGGATGTTTGGCAAAGAGCTGCACAAAGTGGAGGGATACATCCAGGACAAGAG taaaaagaagctctgtgtcATCTATGGGAAGTGGACCGAGTGCATGTGGAGTGTCGACCCTCAGGTCTACGAGACCCACAAGAAgtcagagaagaaaggagacaaCAAGAAGTACAAAAAT gaggagcaggagggagcgGAGAGCGATGACGCAGATGACATGCCAGAAGTCCAGGAGACGGTGTGTGTCGTACCAGGAAGCACTCTGCTGTGGAGGATAGACTCCAGACCCGCACACTCTGCCTCG ATGTACAATTTCACAAACTTTGCAATGTCTCTAAATGAGCTGGAGCCTGGCATGGAGGCCGTGTTGTCCCCCACCGACTGTCGCTTCCGGCCTGACATCAGAGCCATGGAGAACGGCAACATGG ATGAAGCGACTAAGGAaaaggagagactggaggagaaacagagaacCGCCAGGAAGGAAAGAGCCAAGAATGAAGACGAGTGGTCTACACA GTGGTTCGCGTCGGGCACCAACCCGTACACCGCCTGCCAGGACTGGATCTACACTGGTGGCTACTTCAATAGGAACTACCAAGACCTGCCCAACATCTACTGA